A DNA window from Anastrepha ludens isolate Willacy chromosome 6, idAnaLude1.1, whole genome shotgun sequence contains the following coding sequences:
- the LOC128865979 gene encoding putative inorganic phosphate cotransporter isoform X1, producing MVKNRRFEKAPLIGTRHIQCFLCFCCLSICYALRVNLSVGIVAMTDQNSTNSDQKVYEWQEDTKSYVLSSFFWGYIVTQIPGGHIAQKYGAKTLLLIGITLCSALTLLTPLAVEIGGWQLLFALRVVQGLLQGSVHPATHAMLAKWAPVEERGMLSTFCYSGSQFGTVVVLAMSGVIAESALGWPGIFYISGGLGIVWGIFWLIFAASTPAEHKTISLEERKYIENSLGQVDSTPRTVAPTPWAKIFTSLPFLSLIVVHCTHMWGFWTLLTQIPNYMKNILGVDMKNSALLSSLPYAVMCILSFFFIFLSKVLARYDNISLSFNRKVFNTIGHWIPMISLIGLGFVTQGHAALAVVLLTLTVGISAATYLGFQVNHIDLSPNYAGTLMGITNGSANVMSALAPLAVGRVVTNVTNVVEWRIVFFIAAGFYFIGNLLFIIFGKTEVQSWNSPEDALAKRLNVVDAESPALLQNGDAKKPTITAITKNGTQ from the exons CTCCTCTTATCGGGACGCGACATATACAATgtttcctttgtttttgttgcttatcAATTTGTTATGCGTTACGTGTCAACCTCAGTGTGGGTATTGTGGCAATGACAGACCAAAACTCCACGAATAGTGATCAAAAG GTATACGAATGGCAGGAGGACACCAAATCATATGTGCTAAGTAGCTTCTTCTGGGGTTACATCGTTACCCAAATACCTGGTGGACACATCGCCCAAAAGTATGGCGCCAAAACGCTCCTATTGATTGGCATTACGCTCTGCTCCGCGCTTACGCTACTCACACCCTTGGCAGTTGAAATTGGTGGCTGGCAATTGCTGTTTGCCTTGCGTGTTGTACAAGGTCTGCTACAGGGTTCCGTACACCCAGCGACACATGCTATGCTAGCCAAATGGGCGCCCGTCGAAGAGCGCGGCATGCTTAGCACTTTCTGTTATTCAGGCTCCCAATTCGGCACTGTCGTTGTGTTGGCCATGAGCGGAGTAATTGCCGAGTCAGCGCTGGGCTGGCCGGGCATTTTTTACATCTCCGGCGGTTTGGGTATCGTTTGGGGTATTTTCTGGCTCATTTTCGCTGCTAGCACACCGGCCGAACATAAAACGATTTCACTGGAGGAACGTAAATACATAGAAAATTCACTGGGTCAAGTTGATTCAACACCACGTACAGTGGCGCCTACACCATGGGCGAAGATTTTCACCTCATTGCCATTCCTATCGCTGATTGTCGTCCATTGCACGCACATGTGGGGCTTCTGGACGCTGCTCACACAGATACCCAACTACATGAAGAATATTCTGGGTGTTGATATGAAGAACAGCGCGCTATTGTCATCGCTACCCTATGCCGTTATGTGTATTCTGAGCTTCTTTTTCATCTTCCTGTCAAAGGTTTTGGCGCGTTATGATAATATATCGCTGTCATTTAATCGTAAAGTCTTCAACACCATCGGCCACTGGATACCAATGATCTCGCTAATCGGACTTGGCTTTGTCACGCAAGGACATGCCGCGCTCGCAGTCGTGCTACTAACACTAACAGTAGGCATCAGTGCTGCCACTTATCTGGGCTTCCAGGTGAATCACATCGATCTGTCACCAAACTACGCCGGCACATTAATGGGCATTACCAATGGTTCAGCGAATGTGATGAGTGCGCTCGCACCGCTGGCTGTAGGACGAGTTGTCACCAATGTG ACAAATGTGGTCGAATGGCGTATCGTATTCTTCATTGCTGCCGGTTTCTACTTCATCGGCAATTTGCTTTTCATCATATTTGGCAAAACCGAAGTGCAAAGTTGGAATTCACCTGAAGATGCGTTAGCCAAGCGATTGAATGTGGTGGACGCTGAATCGCCAGCGCTGCTGCAAAATGGCGATGCGAAAAAGCCAACAATCACAGCAATCACAAAGAATGGCACGCAATAG
- the LOC128865979 gene encoding putative inorganic phosphate cotransporter isoform X2 produces MQIKTPLIGTRHIQCFLCFCCLSICYALRVNLSVGIVAMTDQNSTNSDQKVYEWQEDTKSYVLSSFFWGYIVTQIPGGHIAQKYGAKTLLLIGITLCSALTLLTPLAVEIGGWQLLFALRVVQGLLQGSVHPATHAMLAKWAPVEERGMLSTFCYSGSQFGTVVVLAMSGVIAESALGWPGIFYISGGLGIVWGIFWLIFAASTPAEHKTISLEERKYIENSLGQVDSTPRTVAPTPWAKIFTSLPFLSLIVVHCTHMWGFWTLLTQIPNYMKNILGVDMKNSALLSSLPYAVMCILSFFFIFLSKVLARYDNISLSFNRKVFNTIGHWIPMISLIGLGFVTQGHAALAVVLLTLTVGISAATYLGFQVNHIDLSPNYAGTLMGITNGSANVMSALAPLAVGRVVTNVTNVVEWRIVFFIAAGFYFIGNLLFIIFGKTEVQSWNSPEDALAKRLNVVDAESPALLQNGDAKKPTITAITKNGTQ; encoded by the exons ATGCAGATAAAAA CTCCTCTTATCGGGACGCGACATATACAATgtttcctttgtttttgttgcttatcAATTTGTTATGCGTTACGTGTCAACCTCAGTGTGGGTATTGTGGCAATGACAGACCAAAACTCCACGAATAGTGATCAAAAG GTATACGAATGGCAGGAGGACACCAAATCATATGTGCTAAGTAGCTTCTTCTGGGGTTACATCGTTACCCAAATACCTGGTGGACACATCGCCCAAAAGTATGGCGCCAAAACGCTCCTATTGATTGGCATTACGCTCTGCTCCGCGCTTACGCTACTCACACCCTTGGCAGTTGAAATTGGTGGCTGGCAATTGCTGTTTGCCTTGCGTGTTGTACAAGGTCTGCTACAGGGTTCCGTACACCCAGCGACACATGCTATGCTAGCCAAATGGGCGCCCGTCGAAGAGCGCGGCATGCTTAGCACTTTCTGTTATTCAGGCTCCCAATTCGGCACTGTCGTTGTGTTGGCCATGAGCGGAGTAATTGCCGAGTCAGCGCTGGGCTGGCCGGGCATTTTTTACATCTCCGGCGGTTTGGGTATCGTTTGGGGTATTTTCTGGCTCATTTTCGCTGCTAGCACACCGGCCGAACATAAAACGATTTCACTGGAGGAACGTAAATACATAGAAAATTCACTGGGTCAAGTTGATTCAACACCACGTACAGTGGCGCCTACACCATGGGCGAAGATTTTCACCTCATTGCCATTCCTATCGCTGATTGTCGTCCATTGCACGCACATGTGGGGCTTCTGGACGCTGCTCACACAGATACCCAACTACATGAAGAATATTCTGGGTGTTGATATGAAGAACAGCGCGCTATTGTCATCGCTACCCTATGCCGTTATGTGTATTCTGAGCTTCTTTTTCATCTTCCTGTCAAAGGTTTTGGCGCGTTATGATAATATATCGCTGTCATTTAATCGTAAAGTCTTCAACACCATCGGCCACTGGATACCAATGATCTCGCTAATCGGACTTGGCTTTGTCACGCAAGGACATGCCGCGCTCGCAGTCGTGCTACTAACACTAACAGTAGGCATCAGTGCTGCCACTTATCTGGGCTTCCAGGTGAATCACATCGATCTGTCACCAAACTACGCCGGCACATTAATGGGCATTACCAATGGTTCAGCGAATGTGATGAGTGCGCTCGCACCGCTGGCTGTAGGACGAGTTGTCACCAATGTG ACAAATGTGGTCGAATGGCGTATCGTATTCTTCATTGCTGCCGGTTTCTACTTCATCGGCAATTTGCTTTTCATCATATTTGGCAAAACCGAAGTGCAAAGTTGGAATTCACCTGAAGATGCGTTAGCCAAGCGATTGAATGTGGTGGACGCTGAATCGCCAGCGCTGCTGCAAAATGGCGATGCGAAAAAGCCAACAATCACAGCAATCACAAAGAATGGCACGCAATAG